The following nucleotide sequence is from Bacteroidota bacterium.
TAGTTTCGATTCATTTGATGCAATAAATGGTGACGTGAATTGCGGAGATACAATTGATTTTGAGGTGGGTAACACCATTGTATTTTATGCGGGGGGATATACTTGTATCGGAGATTCTTTATGCACAAGTGTAATTAGTTGGACAATGAATGGACCGGTAACCGGATCGGGAACAGGTTATCCAACATTTAATTTCTCCGTGGCAGGTTCTTATACATTAACACTATATGGTTCATGTAATGGCAACATGTGTGATTCATGTGTAATTTATTTTGAAATTGCAGATGAGGCTTGTGATTGTGGAACCTGGATTCCATTTAATTTAACCGATGAATCAGGTGGTGGAATTGATACTTATGATGTGGAATGTGGTGGAACATATTCCGGAATTGAACCATTCGGATTTATTTCATTTAATACCGGTGGAATTAATTGTATAGGCGATCCTGCAACTTGTGGCGGATCACTTACTTGGAATGTTACTGGTCCGATAACTGCTTCAGGAACCGGATTACCATCCTTTGCAACTACAACTGCAGGAACATATGTATTAACTATTTATGGATATTGCGGAGGTAATTTATGCGATAGTTGTATCATTACTTTTGTGGTGGAAGAAACATGTGAATGTGGAACATTTATTCCATTTAATTTAACCGATGAATCAGGTGGTGGAATTGATACTTATGATGTGGAATGTGGTGGAACATATTCCGGAATTGAACCATTCGGATTTATTTCATTTAATACCGGTGGAATTAATTGTATAGGCGATCCTGCAATTTGCGGCAGTTCTCTTACATGGAATGTAACAGGTCCGATTAGTGCTTCAGGAACCGGATTACCATCCTTTGCAACTACAACTGCTGGAACTTATGTGTTAACCATTTATGGATATTGCGGAGGTAATTTATGTGATAGTTGTATAATTACTTTTGTAGTGGAAGAAACATGTGAATGTGGATCATGGGATTCATTCGGAGCTACTGTTGATGTGCCGGGCGCATTTGATTATTCCATACTTGCAGATTGTGGAGACAGTTTCAACAGCATACCTGTAGGTACGAATATTAATTTTGTTGCAGGTGGATATTTATGTATTGGTGATGCGACAATTTGTGATTCAGAAATTGAATGGAATTTAGCGGGTCCTGTTACAATGTCAGGAACAGGTTTACCAACCTTTACTTTTACAACTCCTGGTGTATATTTCTTAACATTTACAGGTTCTTGTAATGGTACTGAATGCGGAACATGTACAATTAGATTCAGAGTTGTTGAAGCGCCGATCTGTGATTGCGGAACTTGGGAATCTTTCAGTGCAATAGTTGACGTGCCGGGTGTTGCTGATTATTCTATAATTGCAGATTGTGGCAGTATATTTAATGATGTTCCGGTAGGTTCAAATATAAATTTTGTTGGAGGAGGGTATTTATGTATCGGTGATGCAGCAGTTTGTGGTTCAGAAATTGAATGGACTTTATCAGGTCCTGTTACAATGTCAGGAACAGGTTTACCAACCTTTACTTTAACAACTCCGGGTGTTTACTTCTTAACATTTACAGGATCTTGTAATGGTACCGAATGCGGCACATGCACAATTAGATTTGTTGTAGTAGATGCGCCAATTTGTGATTGTGGATCATGGGGATTATTTGATGTGAGCAATGCAACCAAAACAATGCATAATCAGCCATGCGGAACCCAGTATAATTGGAAAATAAATGTTCCAATTACATTAAACGGTGCTTACAGTTGTTTCGGAGAATGTGCTGCAACATATACATGGATAATTAAGAGAAATGGCACTACAATTTTAACCGGAACCGGTCTCCCTGTAACATATACTCCAACTTTAAATGGAAATTATGATGTAATTATTTATCCGGTGTGTGGAGGCGTGGAATGCACACCTTGTACTTTCCGCTTTAAAGTAAAAACAGTGGCTGCACCAAAACTTCATGATAATTCAAATGCTAAACTGTCGATGTTGCTTGCACCTAATCCGGCAAATAATTATGTGCAGGTTGGAATTGAATCTATTTACAGTGAAGGTGGAACGCTTATCATTACAAATGAATTGGGAGTAATTGTAAAATCGGAATTCGTTGAATTATCAGAAGGAACAAATACCTTTGAAATTCAAATTCAAACACTTCCTTCCGGAATATATTTTGTTAAATATTCGGGAAATAGTGAAATTACTGTTGAACGGTTGATCATATCAAGGTAATTAGATGATTTAAAAAGAGGCTATCTCAAAAGGATAGCCTCTTTTTTATTGTACACTACACAAAGAACAGATTTTTCGAAACATTATAAAACTGACCTTATATCATGGGCAGAAAATTTAATTGTTGAATTTCTTCCACAATTACAAAATAAATAAAGACAAAAAAACCAGACCTCCAAACTTTACGTATATAGCCCCAAATGACTGTTATGCAAGGTAAAATCTTAAAATGGGGGTTGATTGGATTATCCGTTTTCGTGATACTTTTCCTTTCCTTAGGAATTCATCTGTATTATGTAACAGACAATTTTTACCAAAATGAGCTATCAAAACCCCAAATACAATTAAGTCGCATTGATTTTAAAGAAGATATTGATTCCACAGAAGCGAAACAAATACAAACATTTGTAAATGGAATAGAAGGAATACAAAAAAGTTATTTCAATATAAAAGATGATATACTTGTTTATTCCTATTATGCAGGAAAACAAAATTCGGAAACAGTATTTAAATTATTAACTCAGGCAACACACGTAATTGGAGAAACTTTTTATGTAAGTGCTGATAAGGTTAACAGTGGTTGTCCCGCGATGCAAAAAAACGGCGAAACAAGCGGATTATTAAATGTTTATAAAGTCATGTTTTCCATATTTTAATAAATACATTATTTCAATTATAAAAAATAAATATTATGTCGACAAAAAACCTACTATTAATACTATCCTTTGGGGCGATAGTAACCTTTTCTTCTTCTTGTAAAGAGGATGAACAACCGGATCCCACTCCTGCAGATCCAACCCTTTATCAAAGAGTTGGAGGAACAACTATGGTTGACGATCCTGCTAATCCAGGAACACAAATTGAACAGGGTAGATTAACACTTCGTTCTGTAGTTGACAGTTCTATTTTTGTTATTGCAGCTGATCCATCCATGGCAGCTTTTTTTCCGGTATTACTTGGAGAAGTTGGCACAGGTGATCTGTCCGGTTTCACTGCATTGAGTGATAATTTTACTGATTTTCTGTGTTCTGCAACAGGTTCCACAAATCCTGATTATGCATATATAGGTTTAAGTATGGAAGATGCCCATGCACCTGCAGTAAATTCGAGGATGGGAATGGCTGCTACGGATGCTGATTTTGATGCATTTATTGGAGATATTGCTGTAGGTTTATCACAAAACGGAGTTACTGATACTGATCTGATAAATGATCTTGTTGAATTATTAGAAACAACCAGGGCAGATATAGTTCAACTATAATGCAAAAATTAATTATATAAATGTGAAATTAAAAGAGCCGCTATTTTAGCGGCTTTTTAATTTCCTGGATCTTGTAATATTATCATTCCAATTAATCCGATCGCTATGGAGTTGCTATCATGAAATCGAGAATTGTTTAAAATGTAAGTACATTATTATAGTTTTGTACAAATTTGTATGATGAATAAAATTATTGTTCTCGGTGCAGGAATGGTTGGAAGAGCTATGGCGATTGATCTGAGCAAAGATCTGGAAGTATATTCAGCGGATATCAGCGAAGAAAATCTTTCCAAATTATCTCCGCACAATATTAAAACTATCAAGGCCGATCTTTCCAATAAAGAAACCATTAAAGAATTAATTGCAGATAAAGATCTTGTGATAGGAGCTGTTCCAGGATTTATGGGATTTGAAACCTTTAAAACCGTAATTGAATCCGGAAAAAATACCAGCGATATTTCTTTTTTTGATGAGGATCCATTTATATTAAATGATGTTGCCTTAAAAAATAATGTTACCGCTGTAATGGATATTGGTGTTGCCCCCGGCATGGATAATATTATTCTGGGATACCACAATAAAAGAATGCAGGTAAGCGATTTTATTTGTTTGGTTGGAGGATTACCCGCTGCCCGCATTTGGCCTTACGAATATAAAGCACCCTTTTCTCCTGCGGATGTACTGGAAGAATATACACGACCGGCGCGTTTCGTTGTTGATGGTAAAATAATTACAAAACCCGCACTTAGCGAACCCGAGTTGATGCAATTTGAAGATATCGGAACATTGGAAGCATTTAATTCGGATGGCTTACGATCCTTAATTAAAACAATGCCCAATATTCCGAATATGATTGAACGCACTTTGCGTTATCCCGGCCATATTGAATTAATGCGCGTATTCCGCGAATCGGGTTTTTTCAGCAAAGAGGAAATTGATATTAAAGGAAAAAAAATACGTCCGCTTGATCTTACGAGTAAATTATTATTCCCGCAATGGAAATTAGGTGATGAGGAAAAAGAATTTACAGTAATGCGCGTTATAGTTTCAGGTTTAGAAAATAATAAACAGGTAACTTATACATACGATCTGCTCGACAGATATGATGCCGCTACCAAAACATCATCCATGGCCCGCACAACAGGATATACCTGCACCGGAGCAGCTCGTTTAATTTTGGAAAATAAATTTACACGTAAGGGTGTTTCTACTCCTGAATTTGTTGGGGAGGATGAAAATTGTTTTAATACTATGATTAATTATTTGAAGGAAAGAAATATTAATTATAGAATGCAAAAAACGGTGCATTAATGTTACATTCACCTATCCAAAGCGTTCGTTGCGTGTAACATCGTGGGGCCAAGACCACCCGTGGCTATTAAAAATTAATCTTCTTTTTCCGCTTCGTCAACTTCCTCTTGAAATTCCTTAAATTCTTCTGTTGTAATTTCCTTATGTTTTTTAGGGAAATTAAATAACCAGCTCGTTAATACCGGAACAATAAAAATTGCAACCGTTATTAATGAAAAATACAAATCGGTGCGTTCACTTTCCAAAAAATGGCATAAAGGAGTATCTCTCCCAAATTCATGACATAAAAAAGATAATACCAGTTTTAAACCGAGCAAGGCAATAATAAAAAATGCAGAGGCATTTAAAAACGTAAATCTTTCCAATAATTTGATTACACCTTGTGCAACAAATCTAATAGCGAGAATTCCAATAAATACCCCCAGGCAAATAAGCCAAATATTATCCGTATAAGCAACTGCCGCAAAAACATTATCAATGGAAAAAGCAAGGTCCATTATATTAACTAAAATCACAGTGCTCCAGAAATTCCCTATTCTTCCAACTGTATTTTTATAAAACCAATTGTTTTGTTTATTGAGTGTATCATCTCCGGTTTGCGGGGTTGATTTTGTTCGGAAAAAATCTACAGATAAATATAAAAGGTACAATCCGCCAACAGCTTTTAACCACACCACTTGTATAAGCCACGAAGCAAGAAGTAAGGCAAGTCCTCTAAAAAAATATGCACCGAAAATTCCATAACGAAGAGCTCTTCCCCTTTCCTTTTTCGGAAGATCCATAACCATTGTACCCATTACCAATGCATTGTCGACACTTAACATTGTTTCGATCAATATCAAATTAAAAACAATAATACCTGCTTGTGTAGGCGTATGACCGAAAAATTCAACAAAATCAAATAATAATATCCCTGCTTCCATAATTTTTCTTTTTAACTGATTTGTTCTTTTTGCATTTCCATTTCCCAATTCCAGGCTGAACGCATCATCTCTTCAATATCTCTTTTGCATTGCCAGTTCAAAATTTCTTTGGCTTTATTGTTATTCGCATAAATAGAAACAACATCTCCCTCCCTTGGTTCCCCGATAGAATAATTAAGTTTTGTGCCGCTCACTTTTTCAAATGCATGTATCAATTCAAGTACAGAAATTCCCACACCACTGCCAAGATTAAAAACTTCATAATTGGTTGCATTTTTATTATCAATAAGATATTGCAAAGCTAAAGTATGAGCTTCCGCAATATCCATAACATGCACATAATCCCTGATACAACTTCCATCACGGGTATCATATGTATCTCCAAACACTGTGAAACTTTCCTTTTTGCCAATAGCTGTCTGTGTAATATTCGGCACTAGATTTTCAGGTTCTGAAAAAGGTATTTCTCCTATCAATCCACTTTGATGTGCACCCACCGGATTAAAATAGCGCAAAGAAATAAAATTGGAAGAAATGGTTTTTGCATGCGCTGAAATCATTTGTTCCGCCAACAATTTTGTCCATCCATAAGGTGACTCCGGAGCGGAAACCGGAGTTAACTCATTTACGGGCAATTCAGTAGTATTTCCATATACACTGCAAGAAGAAGAAAATACAAAATTCGGAATATTGTATTCCTCTGCAATACGCAGAATATTGATGGTAGAATTTAAATTATTATCAAAATAGATCAATGGCTTTTGCACCGATTCACTAACGGATTTAAAGGCTGCAAAATGAATTATTCCAACAATATCAGAATGTCCTGAAACAATATTTCTCAATTTAGGAAGATCACGACAATCCACGCGATAATTGGTAAATCCTTTTTGTGTTATCGTTTTTATTCTTTCCGCAATTATCTGTTTCGAGCGGGAAAGATTATCAATGGAAATTACTTCAAATCCTTTTTCTAAAAGATCGATAATGGTATGAGAGCCGATGAATCCGGTTCCGCCGGTGATGAGTATTTTTTTTGTAGACAAAGTTAAAATATTGTTCTTTGGTTAAAAATATTTTGATGTGATGAAAATGTTATGGGGAGGAGATCCGATTTATGTTCTTTATTCCTTGTTCTTTATTCATTATTAGGCTTACGGAGAATTATCTCCCGGGTTGTCTATCCGATTGGTGTTCGATATTCCTTGTTCTTTATTCGATATTAATATAATTCTCCTACGAAGGAATATCTCCCGGGTTGTCTTTCCGATTGATGTTCTTTATTCCTTGTTCTTTATTCGATATTAATATAATTCTCCTACGAAGGAATATCTACCGGGTTGTCTTTCCGATTGATGTTCTTTATTCCTTGTTCTTTATTCTTTATTAATTATTCATTTCCTCTTTTTCCATATTTTTTTTCGCCGTCTTCACACTTGCCATAAAAATAGAAATAAGTTGATTGGTTTCTGATAATCCATTTTCTACCATTTCCAAACTATTTGTTAAAGGCGTTTTGTAAATAAGCTTTAGTGCAGCTCTTGATTCCCTAAGTTCCTTTAACAAGATTTTAATCTTATGTATAAAATCCTTTCTTGACTCTGCACTCTGAGCTTCGCCATAATGTAATGCCGGATTAGACCCAGATCTAACCAGTTGACCAGCTATATGATTTCCTGCTCTTGTATTAAACAAGGAATCAACTATTTTAAAAATAAGAACGCTGAATTCTATAAGTCGATCTTCCAAATCGTACTTAACGTCTTTTTTGGGATTATTCATTTATTTGTTTTTAAGGATAAATAAAATACTAATATCAGAAAATCAAGGAACAAAAAAATAACAATTTAAATCTTTTTAACTATCATTCAAATTTATAACAAAATTTTTAAAAAATAATGAATAAAGAACAAGGAATAAAAAACATTAAAGGACAGTCCGCCCCAAACAAATCGCTCATCCCAAATCCCCACCTCACCCTATTAACCTCATCAAATACCCTCCATACCCACTCTTCATCAATGGCGCAGCAATCTTCTCCAACTGTTCTGCATTAATAAATTTTTTTCGAAATGCAATTTCTTCTATACATCCGATATTTTGTCCTTGACGTTGTTCTATGATTTGTACAAATTGTGATGCTGCCATTAAGGAATCAAATGTTCCGGTATCGAACCAGGCAGTACCACGAGGTAATACACTTACCTTTAATTTTCCCTGATTTAAATATTCTTTATTTACATCAGTAATTTCATATTCGCCACGAGGACTTGGTTTTAAATTTTTTGCAATATCAACAACATGATTATCGTAAAAATATAATCCCGGAACTGCGTAATTTGATTTTGGAATTTTTGGTTTTTCTTCAATAGAAATTACTTTTCCTGCATCATCAAATTCAACAACTCCATAACGATCGGGATCACTTACATGATAGGCATATATAATTCCACCATCGGGATTATTATTTGCCGTGAGCAATTCGCCCATTCCTGCGCCATAAAAAATATTATCTCCTAAAACCAAAGCAACTTTATCATTTCCTATAAAATCAGCGCCAAGGGTGAAGGCCTGTGCTAATCCGTCAGGTGAGGGTTGTTCCACATAACTGAAATTACAACCAATTCTGGCTCCATCACCAAGAAGCCTTTGAAACCCAGGCAGGTCGTATGGTGTGGAAATAATAAGTATTTCATTGATACCTGCCATCATCAATGTTGACAAGGGGTAATAGATCATGGGTTTATCATAAATTGGCATCAATTGCTTGCTAATTGCCAATGTAATAGGATGTAAACGGGTTCCTGATCCTCCTGCTAGAATAATTCCTTTCACAAGTGTTAGTTTTTTGGCAAAGATATTCAATCGGGCAACATACCTGGCTAAGTTGAAATTGTCAATCTAAAAGTGTCAATTCAAAAAAGGTGATTTATATCACCTTATCATTTGATTACTATCATCTATCATAAGTTCATGCTTATCGAATTTTGAATTTCTAAATAAGATATTATGAAAAAAATAATCTATCTCTCCCTGACTCTCTGTTTAATGGTTTTTATAACGGCATGCGGCAAAAAAGAAACTACAACTACAGGTACAACTCAAACTGCTGAAAAACCTAAAAGCATGATGGGCGCTGAAACCGAACAGCAAAAAATGATCAACGACGGACGTGGAATTGGTGAAATTAAAATGGTTTCACTGAGTGTTCCTTTGGAACAGGAGCGTGTAAAACGCGGAAAAGATGTATATGATATGAAGTGTTCATCATGCCATAAACTCACTTCTGAGAGGTTTGTAGGACCTGGCTGGCTAGGCGTTACAACCCGCCGCAAACCGGAATGGATCATGAATATGACCACCAATGCAGATGTTATGCTAGAGCGGGACCCTGAGGCTCAAAAACTACTTGAGCTTTGTTTAACCCGCATGCCAAATCAAAATGTATCTATCGGCGATGCACGTGATGTATTGGAATATATGCGAAGTAACGACGGAGTAAAATAACATTTGAAAACAATCCTAAAAAATATCAAATTATGAAAAATTTAAGCTTATTACTTATCGTAATAATTGCAGGGGTTTATGGGTGCAAACCCAAGACTACCGGCAGTATTGCAACCGGAGATGCCGCCTCGAAGGTGTACGTTGCTCCGGGTTCATACGACGAATTTTATAGTGTAGTTTCGGGAGGTTTCAGTGGCCAAATGGCCATTTATGGTATACCTTCCGGCAGATTATTCCGTGTAATCCCGGTTTTTGCCGAAGATCCACAATCCGGATACGGATACAGCGAAGAAACAAAACCTATGCTGATGACCTCTCATGGTATGGTTCCTTGGGATGACCTGCATCATATTGCCCTCTCCACTACTAATGGAGTGCATGACGGCAGATGGGCATTTGGAAACGGAAACAATACACCGCGTATCGCACGAATTGATATGACCACCTTCAGAACAGCTGAAATAATCGAATTGCCTAACAGTTCAGGTAATCACTCCTCTCCTTTTATCACTGAAAATACCGAATACACCATTGCGGGTACTCGATTCAGTTATCCTCCCGATTATGATGGAGCAAATCCAGACGTTTCTATTTCCAGTTATAAAGAAAACTTTAAAGGTTATTTAAGTTTTGTTGGAGTGGATAAAGAAAGCGGTATGATGGATCTTTCATTTCAGATACAAATTCCACCACTAAATACAGATCTTGCAAGAGGTGGAAAAGGGCCTTCACACGATTGGTTCTTTTTCAGTTGTTATAATTCTGAAAAAGCATTTACATTATTAGAAGTAAATGCAAGTCAGAAAGATAAAGATTTTATTCTTGCCGTTAATTGGAAAAAAGCAGAACAATATGTTAAAGAAGGAAAAGCAAAAGCGCAAAAAGTAAAATATGCGCATAATTATTTTGATGAGAATACACAAACTGCAGTTTCCGAAATTAGGACTGATGTATTGGTACTTGATCCAAAGGAGTTAAAAGATATATTATATTTAATTCCTTGTCCTAAATCACCTCATGGTTGCGATGTTGATCCAACGGGACAATATATAGTTGGTAGCGGAAAACTAGCTGCAATAATTCCTGTATTTTCGTTTGAAAAAATTCAGAAAGCAATTGCAAATAATGATTTTGAAGCGGAATACGATGGTATCAAAGTATTAAAATACGAATCATGTTTACATGGTGAAGTTAAAAAACCAGGTCTAGGACCATTGCATACCGAATTTGATAATGAAGGAAATGCATACACTTCATTTTTTGTTTCTTCTGAAATTGTGAAATGGAATGTAAAGAGTTTAGAAATTATTGATCGCGTTCCAACCTATTATTCCATAGGTCACTTATCAGTACCGGGCGGTCCTACTTCTAAACCCTGGGGAAAATATGTAATTGCCTATAATAAAATAACCAAAGATAGGTATTTACCAACCGGACCTGAACTTAATCAATCAGCACAACTCTATAGCATTGA
It contains:
- a CDS encoding group 1 truncated hemoglobin produces the protein MSTKNLLLILSFGAIVTFSSSCKEDEQPDPTPADPTLYQRVGGTTMVDDPANPGTQIEQGRLTLRSVVDSSIFVIAADPSMAAFFPVLLGEVGTGDLSGFTALSDNFTDFLCSATGSTNPDYAYIGLSMEDAHAPAVNSRMGMAATDADFDAFIGDIAVGLSQNGVTDTDLINDLVELLETTRADIVQL
- a CDS encoding saccharopine dehydrogenase NADP-binding domain-containing protein, yielding MNKIIVLGAGMVGRAMAIDLSKDLEVYSADISEENLSKLSPHNIKTIKADLSNKETIKELIADKDLVIGAVPGFMGFETFKTVIESGKNTSDISFFDEDPFILNDVALKNNVTAVMDIGVAPGMDNIILGYHNKRMQVSDFICLVGGLPAARIWPYEYKAPFSPADVLEEYTRPARFVVDGKIITKPALSEPELMQFEDIGTLEAFNSDGLRSLIKTMPNIPNMIERTLRYPGHIELMRVFRESGFFSKEEIDIKGKKIRPLDLTSKLLFPQWKLGDEEKEFTVMRVIVSGLENNKQVTYTYDLLDRYDAATKTSSMARTTGYTCTGAARLILENKFTRKGVSTPEFVGEDENCFNTMINYLKERNINYRMQKTVH
- a CDS encoding DUF475 domain-containing protein, with translation MEAGILLFDFVEFFGHTPTQAGIIVFNLILIETMLSVDNALVMGTMVMDLPKKERGRALRYGIFGAYFFRGLALLLASWLIQVVWLKAVGGLYLLYLSVDFFRTKSTPQTGDDTLNKQNNWFYKNTVGRIGNFWSTVILVNIMDLAFSIDNVFAAVAYTDNIWLICLGVFIGILAIRFVAQGVIKLLERFTFLNASAFFIIALLGLKLVLSFLCHEFGRDTPLCHFLESERTDLYFSLITVAIFIVPVLTSWLFNFPKKHKEITTEEFKEFQEEVDEAEKED
- the galE gene encoding UDP-glucose 4-epimerase GalE, which codes for MSTKKILITGGTGFIGSHTIIDLLEKGFEVISIDNLSRSKQIIAERIKTITQKGFTNYRVDCRDLPKLRNIVSGHSDIVGIIHFAAFKSVSESVQKPLIYFDNNLNSTINILRIAEEYNIPNFVFSSSCSVYGNTTELPVNELTPVSAPESPYGWTKLLAEQMISAHAKTISSNFISLRYFNPVGAHQSGLIGEIPFSEPENLVPNITQTAIGKKESFTVFGDTYDTRDGSCIRDYVHVMDIAEAHTLALQYLIDNKNATNYEVFNLGSGVGISVLELIHAFEKVSGTKLNYSIGEPREGDVVSIYANNNKAKEILNWQCKRDIEEMMRSAWNWEMEMQKEQIS
- a CDS encoding four helix bundle protein is translated as MNNPKKDVKYDLEDRLIEFSVLIFKIVDSLFNTRAGNHIAGQLVRSGSNPALHYGEAQSAESRKDFIHKIKILLKELRESRAALKLIYKTPLTNSLEMVENGLSETNQLISIFMASVKTAKKNMEKEEMNN
- the rfbA gene encoding glucose-1-phosphate thymidylyltransferase RfbA, translating into MKGIILAGGSGTRLHPITLAISKQLMPIYDKPMIYYPLSTLMMAGINEILIISTPYDLPGFQRLLGDGARIGCNFSYVEQPSPDGLAQAFTLGADFIGNDKVALVLGDNIFYGAGMGELLTANNNPDGGIIYAYHVSDPDRYGVVEFDDAGKVISIEEKPKIPKSNYAVPGLYFYDNHVVDIAKNLKPSPRGEYEITDVNKEYLNQGKLKVSVLPRGTAWFDTGTFDSLMAASQFVQIIEQRQGQNIGCIEEIAFRKKFINAEQLEKIAAPLMKSGYGGYLMRLIG
- a CDS encoding cytochrome c — its product is MKKIIYLSLTLCLMVFITACGKKETTTTGTTQTAEKPKSMMGAETEQQKMINDGRGIGEIKMVSLSVPLEQERVKRGKDVYDMKCSSCHKLTSERFVGPGWLGVTTRRKPEWIMNMTTNADVMLERDPEAQKLLELCLTRMPNQNVSIGDARDVLEYMRSNDGVK
- the nosZ gene encoding Sec-dependent nitrous-oxide reductase; translation: MKNLSLLLIVIIAGVYGCKPKTTGSIATGDAASKVYVAPGSYDEFYSVVSGGFSGQMAIYGIPSGRLFRVIPVFAEDPQSGYGYSEETKPMLMTSHGMVPWDDLHHIALSTTNGVHDGRWAFGNGNNTPRIARIDMTTFRTAEIIELPNSSGNHSSPFITENTEYTIAGTRFSYPPDYDGANPDVSISSYKENFKGYLSFVGVDKESGMMDLSFQIQIPPLNTDLARGGKGPSHDWFFFSCYNSEKAFTLLEVNASQKDKDFILAVNWKKAEQYVKEGKAKAQKVKYAHNYFDENTQTAVSEIRTDVLVLDPKELKDILYLIPCPKSPHGCDVDPTGQYIVGSGKLAAIIPVFSFEKIQKAIANNDFEAEYDGIKVLKYESCLHGEVKKPGLGPLHTEFDNEGNAYTSFFVSSEIVKWNVKSLEIIDRVPTYYSIGHLSVPGGPTSKPWGKYVIAYNKITKDRYLPTGPELNQSAQLYSIEGDKMKLLLDFPTIGEPHYAEAIPAELIMPNSKKIYKLEENNHPYATKQEKEAKVVREGNKVHIFMTAIRSHLVPDNIEGVKIGDEVYFHVTNLEQDWDVPHGFAVKGANNAELLIMPGETQTLKWYPDRVGVYPFYCTDFCSALHQEMQGYIRVSPAGSSVPIIFSTGKTGEAVTPAGK